In Bacteroidales bacterium, the genomic window TGACTACTGTTATTTTTTGTGTCAATGTTTGATCGCCGATTAAACCCCTGATGAGATACATCCCTGGTTTCAAGGCGCTCGCATCAACAATTAGCTGATGCATTCCTGCGTCAAATTTCCCTTTGGCTAATTGCGATTGCAATTGTCCCATAAGGTTGTAAACAGCTACCTCAATCTCAGTATTTGTTGCAAGGCTGAACTCAAGAATGCCGAAGTCATGTACAGGGTTTGGGAAAAATACAACCTGTCCTGCTTTATCCGGTTCATTTATACTCAATGTATTGCCTACATCAAATTGCGCTTTAGCCATGCTGCCAAAGGTTGTGCCAAGCAAAATCTGGGTATTCGTACCATAATACAAAAGGAAAAATCCCGGCGGCTGAAGTCCGTTTCCGGCAGCATCGTTAATTGTGAATTCATAGCATCCCAGGTTGTCGAAAGGCAAAGCGATTTCATGGATTTCACCAGGGACTGTATAAGAACCGCCGCTGAAAACAACTTCTCCACTCATATCTTTCACGTCCCATGTAATATCCTGGGGGCTGTTATCAAGGCGAAGTCTTAACTTCACCTCGTTCGGGGTGGCAATAGAACGGTCGAAAGAATAAGTTGCAATATTGTTGTTTTCAAAACCATCTGTTGTGCCGTTTACATTTTCAAGGATAATTTCGAGTTCGTTTTCCGGCAGCACCACATAGGCTAATGCGGGAAGCTCTACCTGTTCTGTTTCCAGGAAGTCCAGATTACCGGTCCAGTTGTATATCATTGGTTCTTCACCATTCGTTGAATAAACGATATCCATCGAGATTAATGGATCGGAGCCATAATTGGCAACAGTCACAATGGGTGCAAGGTTTCCTGAACAGTCGGTTGGAGCAAGGTTCGAAATTTTTAGCAAAGCTGCATCTGTGTCGAAGTACGCCAGGAAAAGTTCATTGTCGCTATTGGCAGCCTGTTGAACACTTTTTGATACATTTTGCTGCACAAAACCAACAACACCCAACTGGCTCATATTATAAATATTTGCCAGTTTCCATGATTCTTTAATGATAATGTAGTCGCCTTCCTGCCAGGCAGTTGCCAGGTCAGTTCCATTTTGGTTTGGAAGCATCTTTTTCATTACATCATGAAATACCATTTCACCGTTGCTACCGGGAGGTGATGTGAAAGTGATTGTTTTCTCAATCACAACCATATGGGCTTTAAAAGTGCCTGTGATATCCTGCGCTGCCCTTATTCGCATAATCACATGAATTGAGTCCTGTGCAGTCGAAAGGTAATGATGCATGTCAATCTCAAAAGGTGATGGCAGCGCGTAATACTGATCTATCAGGGCCTGTGTGAACCCATGAGGTCCTCCGGGATAACTAAATCCTGCGCCGGAAGGTTTGTATCCGTCGATCACTGCAGTTGGAACCCCATTAATGTTATAATAGGAAACCCGTGCATTGTTTTCAGCAACATTATGATTGTGCATGGGATCGTAACCTGGAAAATACCAGTGATACTTTATAGCGGTAAGTTTATGCCTGTTTGCATTCAACAGGGCATCAAATGCAGGGTTCTGAGAGGCGCAAGGGCCGCAGGAAGCGTTGGTTGCTTCTTCAATAAGAACGAGGCGTTGTGTTTGGGCAGAGATTCCCAGAGAAAGGCTTGCGAAAAATAAAAGAAGTAAAATGTGTTTCATGGCTCTGATATTGAAATGAATATAAATGTGAGGACAAAACTTTTTTGTCTCTTGATCAATCGTTTATCATTTGCAAAGTTGACTGCAAATATAAGCCATGTAAAGCATAAAGGCCGCTATCTTCAACCTGAATCTTTGATTTTTTTGTTATAAACAGGATTGTAGATATGATTTTTCATGAAAAGAACTATCTTTGTACATTCAAATAAAATCCTGCACGATTATTGCTTTAGCTATTTGCTCTTAAATTTCACACAATATGAAAAAAATAGTTTTACTCCTTCCGATCCTTTTGTTGACCTTTTTTGTAGCATTTTCGCAAAGCTTTACGCTTTCCGACGCCAATGGCCCGTTAACACACGATACAATTATTGAGATACTCGCACCACCCAGTCAGGATGTTGTGGAAGTTCATGTTTACATGACCAATACTTCCTCACAGGAAATAAACCTGCTAGTAAAAAAACAAGAGTTAGAAATTCTTGAGGGTTCGATGAATACTTTTTGTTTTAATCAATTATGCTTCCCGCCTCATGTCATGGTGGCGCCTTATCCCCTTTTAGTGCCGCCGGGAGTGACTACGGGAGACATTGATTTTTACGGAGATTATTATCCTTTCGGGATTTCAGGGCATTCTTTAATCAGGTATACTTTTTTTATAGAGCAAAACCCCAATGATTCTCTAAGTGTTGTGATCAAATATATAACAGGAAATGTAGGGATCAGCGAACATTTTGCCAGCAAATCTAAAATTTCCAAACCTTACCCAAACCCTGCTTCTTCCTCGGTTTCATTTGATCTGGACTTGCCCTTGCAAGTTGGTGATGCAGGAATAGTTATCAGAAACCTACTCGGCGCCGAAGTGATGAGATTCCCAGTGAACAACCGGACAGGAAGGATAACTTTACCCGTGGAACAGCTTACAGAAGGCTTGTATTTTTACACACTTACAATCCAGGGCGATTACCCGGTACAAACTGGTAGAATCGTGATCCAGAAATAGGTTTATACCCTATCTCTGAAGTTCATGGTTTCAAAATTTTTATAAATAATTATTCAGGATCGCAGGCAGTTCATTCCATTTGGCTAGGATGTGATCAGCCTGTGGATAATTTCCTTCGATCCTTTTTTCATGGAACCAAATAGTGGTCAGTCCGGCTTCTTTTGCCGGGGCAATATCTTTTTCATAAAGATTGCCGATGGAAATGCAGTTCCCTGAAACGTTATTAACCGCCTTTGCGATCCGAATAAAAAACTCCGGATCGGGCTTTGCGCACCCGAGTTCGGAAGAAGAAAAGAAGTGATCAAAGTATTGATCAGCGCCCACTCGTTTCAGCGCAGCAATCATGTCGGTTGTATCAGAATGTTTTGCGCTGGTGGCTATGCAACAAACGAAATTCCTGCTTACTTCTTCCAGCATTTTTTCTGCGCCGGGCACCCATTCCACCCTTTCCCAATCTTTCATTGCGCCGCCAAGATCCAGGTCCCTCATGATGGTATCACCCCAGTCAAAAATCAATGTGTTTTTTCTCACGACATTTCAGTGTTTATCAGGTTATTGATCTTTCCATCCTCGTAGAATGGGATCGCATTGGAAATGTTGAGTCTTGTGCATTGGACTATGTCCTTTTCATAACCCAGCGCTTTTAACCTGCGTGCATGGTTGCAAGTTGATAGCACTTGCGCCAGATCCTTTTTGTTGGCCTTCCACAAATTCGAGGCAACAACTGCAGCATCGGAAGTGATTATGAAAAGTTTGCTTTGCGAGATTTCTTCAACGAATGCCCCTGCGCAAATCGTATCTTCGAGACTGAATTGGTTTTTCCAACCGGCGCATAATATCAATACATGAGTTTGCTGCTTAATAAGATGTTTGCTCAATGCTTCAAGGTTCGAGAAAGCACCCAGATACAGGCGGTTTTCCTTTGCTGCAAGTTGGATGGCTTTGGTTCCGTTGGTTGTGAGATAAACAATGTTTTTCCCGGCAATGGCTCTGTTATCAAAATCGAAAGGGGAGTTGCCTAAATCAGCGTAAGCATGTTTGATCCCATCCTTTTCGCCGGCAATCAAACATCCTTTTTTCTTCCCTTCGAGTGCTTCTTTTTTACTGGCAACCGGAATGATGCTTTCCGCACCATAATCGAAGGCAGCAATCATGGAAGTGGTGGCTCGGAAAACATCCACAACCACCACTATTTGATTTCTTTTTTTATCCGTGAAAGGAAAAAGCGCCGGAGACAAACAAATCTCTATGGATAATGCCTGCATTGCCTTTGCATTGAAATTTAGCCTTTGTAAAACGGAAACTTAACCACTTTGGCTTTGAGGGGTTTGTTGCGAACCATGATACTGATCTGGGTATCAAGTGCGCTGAAGGCTGTTTTCACATAACCCATTCCAACACCGATTTTTAGCGAAGGCGACATGGTTCCGGAAGTTACTTCGCCAATAATATTACCGTCATCATCGGCTATTTCGTAATGCTGGCGTGGAATTCCCTTGTCAATCATTTCGAAGCCGACAAGTTTCTGTGTAACTCCTTCCTGCTTTTGTTTTAAGAGGGAAGTTTTATTAATAAAATCCTTATGATCCGCAAATTTTGTGATCCAACCCAGGCCGGCTTCTATTGGAGAGGTTGTATCGTTTATATCGTTTCCGTAAAGGCAAAAACCCATTTCAAGGCGAAGCGTATCGCGGGCAGCCAAACCAATTGGTTTGATACCAAAGAACTTTCCGGCTTCAAAAACTGCGTTCCATATTGTTTCAGCATCTTCGTTGGCCATATAAATTTCGCAACCGCCTGATCCGGTGTAACCGGTAATTGAGAAAATCACTTCTTTCACTCCTGCAAATTCAATTTTCTTAAAAGTGTAATATTCCATGTCCATGATAGGATCCGGAGTGAGTTTCTGCATAGCTTCCAGCGCCTTTGGTCCCTGCACAGCAAGTTGGGATATTTCGTCCGAAGCATTATAAAGTGAAGCGCCGAACTTGTTTTGGGAATTTATCCAGTTCCAGTCTTTTTCGATGTTCGATGCATTGACAACAAGTAAATAGGTTTCGGCATCAACACGGTAAACAAGCAAGTCGTCAACAATTCCGCCGTTTTCATTCGGGAAGCAGGAGTATTGAATTTTACCGTCATAAAGTTTGGATACATCATTTGAAGTTACCCATTGCAGAAAGTCAAGAGCTTTGGGTCCTTTTACCCAAATCTCGCCCATGTGTGAAACATCAAATACTCCAATGCCTTTCCTCACAGTTTCGTGTTCAATATTAATACCTTCAAATTGAACCGGCATAATATACCCGGCAAAAGGAATCATTTTTGCGCCCATGGCTTCATGAAATTTGCGGAAAGCTGTGCTCTTCATAATCGTGTAGTTTTAATATTAGAGGGTCGTGTTAAAGTAAGGCAAAAGTACTAAATTGTTTAAGCTGAAATAATTTTCTGGCAGATAATAGCATCTCCTGATTCTATCTTTTTAAATGTGCACGTTTCTTTTTTACCTTGGTGAAGGACTATATTTAGTTCATGAAAAAATAAATATTTGTTAATCAGATTTTAGTTTTATCTTTGCATCATCATTTTCATCTCTGACTCTATTTGATTCTTCCTGAATTTTCAGTTAAGACCTTTTCTTATAAACAATTAACCAGCACGATTTTCTAATGCTGGCATTCCAAACACTCATTATTATTTTATGTACGACATAGTTGAATTAAACGGCAAATTAGTAGCTGATTTAAAAGAGATTGCCCAGAATCTTAAAATTCCGCGGTATGAAAAACTCACAAAGCAAGACCTGATTTACAAGATCCTCGATCATCAGGCTTTGAATCCCCCCCAGGATATTCTTGATAAAGAACGAAAAGCCGATAGTCAACCACGCGGCAGACGAAAACGGATAATCAAAGAGGACAAAAGAAGCGATAACAAACCGCGACAGGAGAGGGATGACAATAAGCCCCGTAACGATCGCCCCGAGATCAAACCTATGCAGGAAAGAACCGGCGGTAAACTTCTGCATGAAAGTGCTGGTGAAAAACCTCGTCAAGAAAGAACTGAACACAAACCACAGCAGGCAACTAGGCCAGAACCGACACCACAGCCTGAGACTGTACAACCGGAAGCAAAACCACCCGTTGCTGAAAACCAGCCCAATCTGCCTGAAAAGGATGGAGCCCGTCATGATGACCGCAACAGAAAACCTGGAAAAGGTAACTTTCACCAGGATGATCGCAGAAAACCAGGCAGAAAACCGCATTCCTCTCAAGATAAGCAATCGGTAATTGAAGAACTTAAAACTTTTGAAGTTGATAATGGCGAACTAATCATTGATCCTGTTATTGAAAACCCTGTTGCTGAAAACGTTGAAACAAACATTTCAGAGATTCCTGAGGTAACACAAAATGAATCAGAAAGCCAGGCCGAAGTTGCAGCAACCGAATTGCAACAAGAACCCGATCGCCAGCAACGGGATCGCCATCAGGGTCAGAAAGATAATTTCAAGCCACGCTATCCTGAGAAGCGTAGAGATAACCAGGATTCATTTGCTGATTTTGAAGGCATCGTGATCAGCGAAGGCGTACTCGAAATAATGCCGGATGGGTATGGATTTTTGAGATCATCCGATTACAATTACCTGAATTCTCCCGACGATATTTACGTTTCGCAATCACAGATAAAGCTTTTTGGATTGAAAACCGGAGATACCGTTCGCGGTACTATCAGGCCTCCAAAAGACGGTGAAAAATATTTTCCGCTCATTAAGATTGAGCTTATAAATGGTCGCACAACCGATGAGGTTCGCGATCGTATTCCTTTTGACTTTCTCACACCTTTATTCCCTGAACAGAGATTCAAGATTACAGGGCACAAGAGCGAAACCCTGTCAACACGCATCATTGACTTGTTCACTCCGATCGGTAAGGGCCAGCGTGGTCTCATCGTAGCACAGCCTAAAACAGGTAAAACAGTTTTGCTTCAGGAAATAGCGAACGCAATAGCCGCCAACCATCCGGAAGCTTACATGATTGTTTTACTGATTGATGAAAGACCTGAAGAAGTAACAGATATGGCTCGTAATGTTAAAGCCGAAGTAATTTCTTCAACTTTTGATGAGCCAGCCGAAAAACATGTACGCATTGCGAACATTGTGCTCGAAAAGGCAAAACGACTGGTTGAATGTGGCCATGATGTTGTAATTCTGCTCGATTCAATTACACGTTTGGCCAGAGCTTACAACACTGTTTCCCCTGCATCGGGCAAGGTATTGTCGGGTGGGGTAGAGGCCAATGCCCTTCAGAAACCCAAAAGGTTTTTTGGCGCAGCCAGACAAATTGAGAACGGTGGTTCACTTACAATTCTTGCCACGGCACTTATTGATACCGGTTCGAAAATGGATGAGGTTATTTTTGAAGAGTTCAAAGGCACCGGTAATATGGAACTGCAACTCGATCGGAAACTCGCCAACAAACGCATCTGGCCTGCCATTGATATTGTAGCTTCTAGTACGCGCCGTGAGGAACTACTGGTTCAGAAAGATTTGTTGCAGCGCTTGTGGATACTCAGGAACCATCTTGCTGATATGAACGCAATTGAAGCTATGGAATTTCTTAAAGACAGGATCAAGTTTACACAAAACAACGAAGAATTCCTGATCTCGATGAATAGCTAGAAACTAAATGCAGATATAACGGGTTACTTGAATGCATGGCAGGAGAGTAACCTTTTTTTATTTTACTTGTTTCAGAAACCTGTCATTATTGCTCAATCAATACTGTGGTGATGCGAACCAGGAATAATATCAGAATTTTTTTCAGGATACTCGGACCGGGGCTTATGTATGCCGGGGCTGCAGTGGGAGTATCGCACCTGGTGCAATCAACAAGGGCGGGCGCTGCTTATGGTTTTGATCTTCTGCTCATTGTTGTCATTGTCAATGTAATAAAGTATCCTTTTTTTGAAGCTGCACCCCGATATGTTCTCGGCACCGGAAAAAACCTTATTGAAGGTTATCACAGACTTGGCAAATACGCCGTCATTATCCTTGCGGTTCTTACGCTGATCACCATGTTTCCGATTCTGGCGGCTGTTTCTATTGTCACCACGGGAATATTCAGCCATGTATTTTCAATTGGCATGGATATCAATCATCTAAACACCATACTGCTTCTTGTGCTTATGCTGATTGTTTTGCTGGGTCAGTACAAAACCCTTGATAAAATAATCAAATGGGTTATTATTGCATTGGCTGTTTCAACTTTATTGGCTGTGGCGTTTTCCGCACGAAGCGGTTTTGAAACCGGAAATTTTACCAATCACTTTGACTGGTTCAAGCGGGTTGATATCCTTTTTCTGATTGCCCTGATTGGTTGGATGCCAGCTCCTATAGATGTTTCGGTGTGGAGTTCAATGTGGTCCGAAGCCAAACTGAAAAACATGGGCAACAAACTTAAGCTGCGCGGAGCTTTACTTGACTTTAAAATCGGTTATTGGGGAACCACATTTCTTGCAGTAGCGTTTGTGTTGCTCGGAGCTTTTGTTATGCAGGGCAGCGGCGAAACCCTTGCAGCAGACGGAACCGGGTTCGCAAGGCAACTCATCAGTATGTACACTAGCAGCCTTGGATCATGGACCTATCCTGTAATTGTGATTGCAGCGCTGTCAACCATGCTCAGCACAACGATTACCGTACTGGATGCGTATCCACGCATTTTGCGTCCTATTACCGAAATCCTTGTTCCAAGGTTCAAAGATGAAAAAGAAGGTCAGAATAAAATTTATCGTTTCTGGATGTTTACTTTGGTTGCCGGAACGATAATTTTGGTGAATTATTTATCCCAACCCATGCGGTTTATGGTTGATCTGGCCACTACACTTTCTTTTGTGACCGCGCCTATTTTCGCGGTTCTTAATTATAAGGTTCTAACACACAGCAATCTGCCGCTGCACGCAAGGCCTGCAAAGTGGATGCGGGTTTTTAGTATTTTTGGAATTGTATTTTTATCGCTTTTCAGCATTGTATTTATCATCTGGAGATTTTTTATCTAACACCTTGGCAAATGAAAAAACTATTTACACTCATCTTGATATCCCTTTTTGCATTGGGATGCCAGCAATCAAACAAAAGCGGGAAACCAGTTATTTCTGTGAGTATTTTACCTCAGAAATATTTTATCGAACGCATAGCCGGAGATCATTTTGAAATTCATGTGATCACACCACCCGGTTCAAGTCCTGAAACCTATGAACCTGTTCCACAGCAGATGAAAACCCTGTCTCAGTCGGTTTTGTATTTCGCGAATGGTTATCTGATGTTTGAAGATTACCTGGTTAAAAAATTGGGAGATGAACTCAGTGCAAAGATGGTTGATCTGAGCCAGGGAATTGATTTGATTGCCAGCGATATTGTTGAGCATGGCGATCATGTACACATCCACGGTGTTGATCCGCATTACTGGTTAGCAACCAACGAAGTTAGAATTCAGGCTGAAACAATCCTGAAAACACTTTCAGCTTATGATCCTGAAAATGCTGAAACCTATGAAGCGAACTTTTCGGAGTTTGTCAAAGACATTGATGCATTGGATACACATATAAGAGAATTGCTTGCCGGTAGCAAAACAAAAGTCTTTCTAATTTACCATCCGGCCTTTGGATATCTGGCTCGGGAATACGGGCTTGAACAGGTAGCGATAGAAATGGATGGTAAAGAACCAACTGCTTCGCACATCAAAAGTGTTGTTGATCTTGTAACTGCAGAAGGTATCAATATGGTGCTTATACAAAGCCAGTTTAATATGGCGGCTGCGGAGGTGGTTGCAAAAGAAATTGGTGGAACTGTTGAAATTCTCAATCCCTTGCCGGAAGATTGGCTGGAAAATATGTATGCCATTGCGCATTCTTTTCAGAAAGCGTTGAATCCTTAGTGTGTAAATCTCGTGCCTGCAATTTTCGTTTAGCCAACGGAAATAGAAAAATAACAAAATTCGGGCTTTAGCCACATTCAGATGAGTCTGATCTAAATTTTGGATCGGATCAATCATGAAAGCTGAATAAAATTAACTTTGCACTACAACCAATCCAGTTCAATCTGGTCATGCAAAAAATCATAGAGTTAATTGATGTTACTGCCGGATATGGCCAGGAGTTCGCATTAAAGGATGTGAACCTCGAGGTGTATGACAACGACTTTATTGGTGTTATTGGCCCCAACGGCGGCGGGAAAACCACCCTTGTCAAATTAATTGTAGGCTTGCTCAAACCAACAAAAGGAAGGATAGTCCTGAACCAACAGCGAACTGATGGGCTTCAGAATATTATTGGTTACCTTCCGCAGGTAAACAGGTTCGATACCCGTTTTCCGATTTCTGTGATTGATGTTGTGCTCTCAGGGCTCATTTCAGAAAAAAGTATTTTGTTCAGGTTCGGAAAAAAGGACAAGGAGAAAGCCCAGGCTTTGCTTGAACAGATGGGAGTAAGCCATTTAAGGAACAGACCTATTGGAGAACTATCAGGCGGGCAGATGCAGCGCGTTTTTTTGTGCCGCGCCATCATAACTTCGCCAAAACTGCTCATTCTTGATGAACCAAACACCTTCGTTGATAACCAGTTTGAGGCTGATCTTTATGAAACCCTGAAACAACTAAACACGCAAATGGCTATAATGATTGTGTCGCATGATGTTGGAACCATCAGTTATTACGTAAAAACCATTGCCTGTGTGAACCGCTTCCTGCATTATCATCCTTCAAATATTATTTCGGAGCAACAACTTGCTGCGTATGGTTGCCCTATCCAGATTATTACCCATGGCGATATTCCCCATACTGTATTGAAGAAACATAACCACTGATATGCTGGCTGAATTTATTGAACTGCTCTCTTACTCGTTTTTTTATAATGCATTGCTGGCGGCTTTGCTGGCAAGTATTTCATGTGGAATTGCCGGAACCTATATTGTTGCCAGGCGGAAGGTTTTTATTGCCGGGGGCATAACGCATGCTTCATTTGGTGGGATCGGAATGGGGTATTTTTTAGGGGTCAGTCCTGTGCTGGGAGGTTCA contains:
- a CDS encoding T9SS type A sorting domain-containing protein — translated: MKHILLLLFFASLSLGISAQTQRLVLIEEATNASCGPCASQNPAFDALLNANRHKLTAIKYHWYFPGYDPMHNHNVAENNARVSYYNINGVPTAVIDGYKPSGAGFSYPGGPHGFTQALIDQYYALPSPFEIDMHHYLSTAQDSIHVIMRIRAAQDITGTFKAHMVVIEKTITFTSPPGSNGEMVFHDVMKKMLPNQNGTDLATAWQEGDYIIIKESWKLANIYNMSQLGVVGFVQQNVSKSVQQAANSDNELFLAYFDTDAALLKISNLAPTDCSGNLAPIVTVANYGSDPLISMDIVYSTNGEEPMIYNWTGNLDFLETEQVELPALAYVVLPENELEIILENVNGTTDGFENNNIATYSFDRSIATPNEVKLRLRLDNSPQDITWDVKDMSGEVVFSGGSYTVPGEIHEIALPFDNLGCYEFTINDAAGNGLQPPGFFLLYYGTNTQILLGTTFGSMAKAQFDVGNTLSINEPDKAGQVVFFPNPVHDFGILEFSLATNTEIEVAVYNLMGQLQSQLAKGKFDAGMHQLIVDASALKPGMYLIRGLIGDQTLTQKITVVN
- a CDS encoding T9SS type A sorting domain-containing protein: MKKIVLLLPILLLTFFVAFSQSFTLSDANGPLTHDTIIEILAPPSQDVVEVHVYMTNTSSQEINLLVKKQELEILEGSMNTFCFNQLCFPPHVMVAPYPLLVPPGVTTGDIDFYGDYYPFGISGHSLIRYTFFIEQNPNDSLSVVIKYITGNVGISEHFASKSKISKPYPNPASSSVSFDLDLPLQVGDAGIVIRNLLGAEVMRFPVNNRTGRITLPVEQLTEGLYFYTLTIQGDYPVQTGRIVIQK
- a CDS encoding HAD family hydrolase, giving the protein MRKNTLIFDWGDTIMRDLDLGGAMKDWERVEWVPGAEKMLEEVSRNFVCCIATSAKHSDTTDMIAALKRVGADQYFDHFFSSSELGCAKPDPEFFIRIAKAVNNVSGNCISIGNLYEKDIAPAKEAGLTTIWFHEKRIEGNYPQADHILAKWNELPAILNNYL
- a CDS encoding 2-phosphosulfolactate phosphatase, encoding MQALSIEICLSPALFPFTDKKRNQIVVVVDVFRATTSMIAAFDYGAESIIPVASKKEALEGKKKGCLIAGEKDGIKHAYADLGNSPFDFDNRAIAGKNIVYLTTNGTKAIQLAAKENRLYLGAFSNLEALSKHLIKQQTHVLILCAGWKNQFSLEDTICAGAFVEEISQSKLFIITSDAAVVASNLWKANKKDLAQVLSTCNHARRLKALGYEKDIVQCTRLNISNAIPFYEDGKINNLINTEMS
- the gcvT gene encoding glycine cleavage system aminomethyltransferase GcvT codes for the protein MKSTAFRKFHEAMGAKMIPFAGYIMPVQFEGINIEHETVRKGIGVFDVSHMGEIWVKGPKALDFLQWVTSNDVSKLYDGKIQYSCFPNENGGIVDDLLVYRVDAETYLLVVNASNIEKDWNWINSQNKFGASLYNASDEISQLAVQGPKALEAMQKLTPDPIMDMEYYTFKKIEFAGVKEVIFSITGYTGSGGCEIYMANEDAETIWNAVFEAGKFFGIKPIGLAARDTLRLEMGFCLYGNDINDTTSPIEAGLGWITKFADHKDFINKTSLLKQKQEGVTQKLVGFEMIDKGIPRQHYEIADDDGNIIGEVTSGTMSPSLKIGVGMGYVKTAFSALDTQISIMVRNKPLKAKVVKFPFYKG
- the rho gene encoding transcription termination factor Rho, coding for MYDIVELNGKLVADLKEIAQNLKIPRYEKLTKQDLIYKILDHQALNPPQDILDKERKADSQPRGRRKRIIKEDKRSDNKPRQERDDNKPRNDRPEIKPMQERTGGKLLHESAGEKPRQERTEHKPQQATRPEPTPQPETVQPEAKPPVAENQPNLPEKDGARHDDRNRKPGKGNFHQDDRRKPGRKPHSSQDKQSVIEELKTFEVDNGELIIDPVIENPVAENVETNISEIPEVTQNESESQAEVAATELQQEPDRQQRDRHQGQKDNFKPRYPEKRRDNQDSFADFEGIVISEGVLEIMPDGYGFLRSSDYNYLNSPDDIYVSQSQIKLFGLKTGDTVRGTIRPPKDGEKYFPLIKIELINGRTTDEVRDRIPFDFLTPLFPEQRFKITGHKSETLSTRIIDLFTPIGKGQRGLIVAQPKTGKTVLLQEIANAIAANHPEAYMIVLLIDERPEEVTDMARNVKAEVISSTFDEPAEKHVRIANIVLEKAKRLVECGHDVVILLDSITRLARAYNTVSPASGKVLSGGVEANALQKPKRFFGAARQIENGGSLTILATALIDTGSKMDEVIFEEFKGTGNMELQLDRKLANKRIWPAIDIVASSTRREELLVQKDLLQRLWILRNHLADMNAIEAMEFLKDRIKFTQNNEEFLISMNS
- a CDS encoding Nramp family divalent metal transporter translates to MRTRNNIRIFFRILGPGLMYAGAAVGVSHLVQSTRAGAAYGFDLLLIVVIVNVIKYPFFEAAPRYVLGTGKNLIEGYHRLGKYAVIILAVLTLITMFPILAAVSIVTTGIFSHVFSIGMDINHLNTILLLVLMLIVLLGQYKTLDKIIKWVIIALAVSTLLAVAFSARSGFETGNFTNHFDWFKRVDILFLIALIGWMPAPIDVSVWSSMWSEAKLKNMGNKLKLRGALLDFKIGYWGTTFLAVAFVLLGAFVMQGSGETLAADGTGFARQLISMYTSSLGSWTYPVIVIAALSTMLSTTITVLDAYPRILRPITEILVPRFKDEKEGQNKIYRFWMFTLVAGTIILVNYLSQPMRFMVDLATTLSFVTAPIFAVLNYKVLTHSNLPLHARPAKWMRVFSIFGIVFLSLFSIVFIIWRFFI
- a CDS encoding zinc ABC transporter substrate-binding protein — encoded protein: MKKLFTLILISLFALGCQQSNKSGKPVISVSILPQKYFIERIAGDHFEIHVITPPGSSPETYEPVPQQMKTLSQSVLYFANGYLMFEDYLVKKLGDELSAKMVDLSQGIDLIASDIVEHGDHVHIHGVDPHYWLATNEVRIQAETILKTLSAYDPENAETYEANFSEFVKDIDALDTHIRELLAGSKTKVFLIYHPAFGYLAREYGLEQVAIEMDGKEPTASHIKSVVDLVTAEGINMVLIQSQFNMAAAEVVAKEIGGTVEILNPLPEDWLENMYAIAHSFQKALNP
- a CDS encoding ABC transporter ATP-binding protein, with the protein product MQKIIELIDVTAGYGQEFALKDVNLEVYDNDFIGVIGPNGGGKTTLVKLIVGLLKPTKGRIVLNQQRTDGLQNIIGYLPQVNRFDTRFPISVIDVVLSGLISEKSILFRFGKKDKEKAQALLEQMGVSHLRNRPIGELSGGQMQRVFLCRAIITSPKLLILDEPNTFVDNQFEADLYETLKQLNTQMAIMIVSHDVGTISYYVKTIACVNRFLHYHPSNIISEQQLAAYGCPIQIITHGDIPHTVLKKHNH